One window from the genome of Cryptomeria japonica chromosome 6, Sugi_1.0, whole genome shotgun sequence encodes:
- the LOC131876543 gene encoding uncharacterized protein LOC131876543, translating into MFNDSYTWVAKCEKCKLFTGKPQLVALPLRPVVVNEPFKQRGLDFIGPLSLTSSAGHTHILVATDYFTKWVEAIQVRKMTFEIVCSFLKENILVRFGVPQKIVADNATNFSSAEISLFCYDHGISLAYSSDYYPQGNG; encoded by the coding sequence ATGTTCAACGATTCATACACTTGGGTAGCCAAGTGTGAAAAGTGTAAATTATTCACAGGAAAGCCACAACTTGTAGCATTACCTCTTCGACCAGTAGTTGTGAATGAACCATTCAAACAACggggtttagattttataggtCCCTTGTCACTTACCTCAAGTGCAGGGCATACACACATATTGGTAGCCACagattacttcaccaaatgggttgaagccattcaAGTGCGAAAGATGACTTTTGAGATTGTTTGTagttttcttaaagaaaatattctGGTTCGATTTGGAGTTCCTCAAAAAATTGTGGCTGATAATGCAACTAACTTCTCTTCTGCTGAGATTTCattattttgttatgatcatgggatatccctcGCTTACTCTTcagattattaccctcagggtaacggCTAG